The Microbacterium sp. zg-Y1090 sequence CGGCGCTGCCGAGCAGATACAGCGACAGCGGGATGCCCATGTTGTTGGAGTTGACCTGGCCCGCCGACAGGCCTGAGATCGTCGCCTCGGCCGTCGACCGCCGCCAGACGAACCGCGCCAAGAGCCACTGCACCCCGATCACGACGACCGCCGCGATGGCGGACACCGGCAGCAGCGCCGAGAACAGCGTCTGCACGTCGGCCTGCGAGAGCACCACGAACAGCAGGAATGGGGAGAGCACGAAGAACGTGAGCCGGTTGAGCACGTGCCGACCGTGCGGGCCGAGCAGGTCGATGCGGCCGATGATGTAGCCGACGAGGATCGCCACTCCGATGACGACGAATCCGGTGGCGACATCCAGCACCCTCTGAGCCTAGGGGTCCGGGCGATCATGGCGGGCCTTGCGCGCCTGGTAGCGTGCAGTCACGCAGCGATGGAGGAGCGGTCATGCCGAAGAAGACCTCTGGCGACTCGAGCTGGTGGGGCCGGTTCGTCGCACTCTTTCTCGGCGTGCCACCGATCGCGGTGCAGGCCGCCGATCAGGATGACGCTGCCGACGACGAACCGGAACTCTTCGCCCGGCGTTCGCGGAGTGCGAAGGACTGACCGCGTCCAGCGCGGGCGTCGGCGCGTCAGGCCGACGCGGCAGGGATCGTCTTGCGCATCACCGTCTTGCTCTTGCCGATGTGGCGCTCGAAGGTGAAGCCGGCCTTCTCGAACATCGCGCGCGTTCCATTGTGAAGAAACGATGACGACGTGCGCTTGCCCGGCGGAAGCTCGTTGGGGAAGGAGACGACCTCGCCGCCGCCCGCCTGGGCGATCAGGCCCAGCGCGCCGTCGAGCGCCTCGCGCGCGACGCCTCCGCGGCGATGGTCGCGGTCGACGAAGAAGCACGTGATGCGCCACGGGGCGGGGCGCGTCTCGCCGGCGTCGTACTGCTTGCGGTGGTAGATGCCCGGCAGCTCGTCCGGGCTGCCGTACTGACACCACGCGATCGCGTCGTCGCCGTCGAACACCAGCGCCGCGTGTGCGACGCCTTCTTCGATCAGCCGGCGTTTGAACGTGGGGCCGTCGTAGTCGTTCTTGACCGTCGCGTCGGTGTCGCCGTGGAAGTACGAGCACCAGCAGCCGCCCCAGACGCCGTTGTGTTTCTCGGCCAGCGCCAGCCACGCCGGGTAGGTCTCGAGGGTGAGCGGCTTGATCTCGTGCGTCGTCGCCATGGCCAGCCTCCTCGCGTGGATGGGAACATCGTGCGGCGGACGGCGTGCGCGGACAAGAGAGACATCCACGCCGCCGACACACGGCACGCCAGGCGCTGGTACCTTCGCGCCCTCCGCCCACCAGCAGAGCTCTGAAGGGCGCTCACGGATCGCTTCTGAGGTGTCACGAGGCATGCAGCGGGTGAATCACGAGTGGCTCGTCTGCCTAGACTCGAGCACGTGACCACCGGCTCAACCCGAACGAGACGACCCGACGTCGCCGGTCCGCGTGCCCGCGACATGTCCAAGCCGCTTCCTTCCTCGCTGAGCTGGACAGTCCTCTGCGTTTTCGCGACCGCGTTCACGGTTGCGTATTTTGCGGCCGACCTCCCGCTGTGGATCCCTGCGCTCTACCTCGTGATGAGCGCCTGGAGCTTCGCCGCCTACGGAGTCGATAAGTCGGCGGCGAAGGCAGGCCGTCGGCGCGTTTCGGAGCAGGCACTTCTCACGGTCGGTCTCGTCGGCGGCTGGCCGGGATCTCTGATTGCGCAGCAGGTCTTCCGGCACAAGACGCGCAAGCGTTCCTTCAGGCGTGTGTTCTGGTTCACGGTACTGATCAACGTCGCCGTACTCGCCGGCCTCGTCTACGTCGCGGTGACGGAACCCGGGACGCTTGACCTGCCGTTCCTCACGTCCGTCGCAGCGATCTGACGGATGCCGACGAGCGAAGCCCAGCGGGAGATGCCGCTCCTTCCGTAGATCACGCGGGCACCGATAATGCACATTATGTCAATTCAAGCGTGCAGGACCGCAGTGGCTCCCCTTCCGCCTCTGCCCCGCCGAGTGATGACCCCCGAGCGAATCCGAAAGCTGACAGCTGCGCTGTGCGGAAGCTTGGCTCCGCCTCTCACGCGAGTGTGGGGATCCAGGCGGCAGCAACGAACCCCGCAGCACCCACCAGCAGCATAAGAACGATCCCTGCGCCGACGAACCACAACCGCCGGTGAGGCGACAGCACGGTCGCGACGATCGCGGCGAGATACGCGAGTGCGATCACGACAGTCCACACCGTGGCAGCGACCAGCCGATCATGGGTGAAGCAGTTTCGTGGGCCGGGCAAGACCAGAGAACACACCTCCGGCCCCACCGGCACGGCGATCCACCAGATCATACCGACCGCGACAAGCGCGAGCGGCGTCATGATCAGCACTCCCGCCGTCGTGGCTACCATCGGCTGGGCCGAGGAATGCCGCTGGTCGAAACGCGTCATCCGGTGGCCGCTTCCCTATCGCTCGACGGATCGACGTTGATGGAGGAATCTGCGTCGGGATGCAGCGGGCTGGCGCTCCTCTCCCCCGGCGGCTGACTCTTCCGGCGATCGCTGCGATGGGCCAGCCAGCTCCCCGCAGTGATCAAGACGAAGAACCCCAGCATTGCGAACAGACCGGGGGCGATCTCAACGCCCTGTGCGAGGAGAACCACCCCCCACACGCCGACCCCCAACTGCCCGAGGAGCACGACCAGCGAGAACGTCTCCCAACCCGACCTCGACGACGTGCTCATGGCCAGACTCTGGACCACCTGAAACTTGCTCGTCAAGGCAGCGGCGCGCGTCCGCCGCAGCGGGCGACAAGAGAGCAGCGAGGACACTCCCCCAAACGCTGGGCGGGTCGTCAGTCGAGGCGGTGTTCGCTACGGTGACACCATGCCTCGTCGCCGTGCATCCGTTGCGTTCTTGACCCCCTGGGTTGCCGCACGACGGCGCGGGCTTTCACTGTGCGCCGCTCTCATCGTGCACCGACGAGATCATGAGGCGACGGTATGAGCGCCGCGGGTCGTGACGAGGATCGCTCCTCCTCACGCGCCGCGGACAGCTCGGCCGACACCGTCCCGCGCAGGATCGGCCGGTGGATGCTGGGCGCCTTCCTCCTGTTCACCGGCGTAGGCCATCTCACCTTCGCTCGCGCGGCGTTCGTCGCGCAGGTGCCCGCGTGGCTGCCCCTCCCGGTCGACCTCGTGGTGCTCGCATCCGGTGCCGTCGAGATCGCGCTCGGTCTCGCACTGCTGCTGTGGGCGGGGCAGCGTGTGCTGATCGGATGGCTCACCGCGGCGTTCTTCGTTGCGATCTTCCCGGGCAACATCGAACAGTTTGTCAGCGGTACGGATGCCTTCGGGCTGGACACCGATCTCTCCCGTGGCATCCGTCTGCTGTTCCAACCGCTGCTCGTCATCTGGGCGCTCTGGTCGACCGGCGCCTGGCGGGGGTGGCGCGACCGCGTCATCGCCTCCCGTGCTGATCGAGCCGGCCCGGACGCGGACGAGCGCTGAGACGCCGCGGGCGCTAGAGCGCTTCGAGCTGTCGGCGGGCGTCGTGCAGAGCAGACGCGTATTCGTCATGACTGCGCACCTTCCTGTACTGCGCGCTGCCGACGGACGGGTGGTCGTCAGGCGCTGTGGGCATCGCGGTCTCTGTGCGCCCAAGCGCCTCGACGGCGTCGAGCGTCGAGGTCACCGCTCCCCTGGTCTGCGCGTCGGCGGCGAGCGCACTGCTGGACCTTCGATAGCTGAGGACGGCGACGATCAGCGCGCCGACGCCGGTCAGTGCGCCCACGAGGGAGCCGATGCTCGAGATCCAATCCGTCACCGATGCCATGGCGCCACGATAGCGACCGCTCGTCCGCCGCGGTGCCGTCGTTCTATCGTTCGCGTGGAGGGGGCTGCAGCCACCCGGTGGTGCCGACGCCGCGTCGCGCGCGGTCTTCGCGGTCGTTCACCGTCCAGACGTAGGCGAGGAGTGCGATGACGAGCGCGGGTGCGGTGGCCCCCACCCCGAAGATCACGACGGCCTCGCCCGGCGATGACGACGCCTGTGCGGAACCCAGTCCCAGCCCGAGGAGCATGAGCGTCGTGGCGAAGAGGAGCCGGTTGCGGTGCTGATCCGTCATCGTCGATCCTTCCTCGCACGGGCTGTGAGTGGCGGGCTGCCATGTCACCGCCCCCCAACGTAGGT is a genomic window containing:
- a CDS encoding GNAT family N-acetyltransferase, which codes for MATTHEIKPLTLETYPAWLALAEKHNGVWGGCWCSYFHGDTDATVKNDYDGPTFKRRLIEEGVAHAALVFDGDDAIAWCQYGSPDELPGIYHRKQYDAGETRPAPWRITCFFVDRDHRRGGVAREALDGALGLIAQAGGGEVVSFPNELPPGKRTSSSFLHNGTRAMFEKAGFTFERHIGKSKTVMRKTIPAASA
- a CDS encoding DUF1294 domain-containing protein, with the protein product MTTGSTRTRRPDVAGPRARDMSKPLPSSLSWTVLCVFATAFTVAYFAADLPLWIPALYLVMSAWSFAAYGVDKSAAKAGRRRVSEQALLTVGLVGGWPGSLIAQQVFRHKTRKRSFRRVFWFTVLINVAVLAGLVYVAVTEPGTLDLPFLTSVAAI
- a CDS encoding DoxX family protein, which gives rise to MSAAGRDEDRSSSRAADSSADTVPRRIGRWMLGAFLLFTGVGHLTFARAAFVAQVPAWLPLPVDLVVLASGAVEIALGLALLLWAGQRVLIGWLTAAFFVAIFPGNIEQFVSGTDAFGLDTDLSRGIRLLFQPLLVIWALWSTGAWRGWRDRVIASRADRAGPDADER